From Carettochelys insculpta isolate YL-2023 chromosome 8, ASM3395843v1, whole genome shotgun sequence, a single genomic window includes:
- the LRRFIP1 gene encoding leucine-rich repeat flightless-interacting protein 1 isoform X23, whose amino-acid sequence MNFKDSESGITNFAAMQRQADCFSPEAQKLAEARLAAKRAARAEAREIRMKELERQQKEVEERPEKDFEKGARTLSSLSAATLASLGGTSSRRGSGDTSISVDTEASIREIKEINELKDQIQDVEGKYMQGLKEMKDSLAEVEEKYKKAMVSNAQLDNEKTNFMYQVDTLKDALLELEEQLAESRRQYEEKSKEFEREKHAHSILQFQFAEIKDTLKQREEMLTEIRQLQQKQESYIREISDLQETIEWKDKKIGALERQKEFFDSIRSERDDLRDEVVVLKEQLKKHGIIPNLEVATNGETLDGLDNERRSDSTKITQQATQVLKTAGDGTLGRANEVEMKNEILEDVGKKEILQNTEHEEHKEESEEREIVKECAEIKTLHAAENTEAEKTIEDNDVTSTMISSEHEEQIQSHPEHVSGNVSSTENSDVIQLRKETGAGGDSIETQQSGSEESEPRSDLNLLNNENWETGTLQSQGTETAQGSPNDLDTEHESERAAQEQKVKQEEFAVCQREGRSELLQEAVDVVGSSHASISGQSGSPEDARVGAGTEEPYVAAQTEGLCQTEESTEKEISSSLQTQLAEDEGCMARTIGIIGDGEGEGDAAEEEETGNTVENLGREEESAEEEGEAACESEVTPDTTVEEQKLDETQTPPPFSESALVSAEEGGDLQDELESEKNTAVRGQTKDMGKMEELTGILDMQSDSDNKRVEEEHVASLYEFAEVEEGVAHQTEQDQEVIKQIQSQETISITSASHHEVEESNIEMGNESRKAKEIRGELMKGEGTQAQIQTIKCSEEIKNNPIQEKDMTVENEMQKAANQEEDESTQEMTQDDSVIVEDEVDQEASVEHNEKPSLDDDSLQKITEMSQRHSESLKVNTKEMEVQNTVVDDTRQLARKERDTKQMGDRNEEDENKETEEHDEFQEDEAQEIAPDIEKKADCLQTQKVKLNEEPNEQLEVECPEEGRVGSDDEKFEFDDEIGRVLETHAKHEVGKANTQILEEVREKGIVMETAKPEEGEKEETHQNSTHNVENESMVTEDDAGTQQEKEKKAEEAVHLQTDTSPSAAIEKKHDLVVNETEEEEVFEGNTEKTADECSSEQEVGDLGSARNENKEDMQGNKRGKGKSKEDCVIS is encoded by the exons GGAGCTCGTACTTTGTCAAGCTTATCAGCAGCTACGCTAGCCTCTCTGGGTGGAACTTCTTCCCGGAGAGGCAGTGGGGACACCTCCATCTCAGTTGATACTGAGGCATCCATTAGAGAAATTAAG GAGATCAATGAGTTAAAGGACCAGATTCAGGATGTAGAAGGCAAATACATGCAGGGATTGAAAGAAATGAAG GATTCCCTAGCAGAAGTTGAAGAGAAATATAAAAAGGCTATGGTGTCTAACGCTCAACTAGACAATGAGAAAACAAACTTCATGTACCAAGTAGATACCTTGAAGGATGCATTGTTAGAGTTAGAAGAACAGCTGGCAGAATCCAGGAGGCAATATGAAGAGAAAAGCAAA GAATTTGAGCGGGAAAAGCATGCTCATAGCATATTGCAGTTTCAGTTTGCGGAAATCAAAGACACCTTGAAGCAAAGAGAAGAAATGCTCACA GAAATCCGACAGCTGCAACAGAAACAGGAGAGCTATATCAGGGAAATTTCTGATCTTCAGGAGACGATAGAGTGGAAAGACAAAAAAATAGGG GCATTAGAGAGGCAGAAAGAGTTCTTTGATTCCATAAGGAGTGAGCGGGATGACCTCAGAGATGAGGTGGTTGTGCTGAAGGAACAATTAAAG AAACATGGAATAATCCCAAACTTGGAAGTAGCCACCAACGGAGAGACTTTAGATGGTCTCGATAATGAAAGACGTTCAGATTCTACCAAGATTACTCAACAGGCCACTCAGGTCCTAAAGACAGCTGGGGACGGGACACTAG GCAGAGCCAATGAAGTGGAGATGAAAAATGAGATTTTGGAGgatgtggggaaaaaagaaatcttGCAGAATACTGAGCATGAGGAACACAAAGAGGAGTCTGAGGAGCGGGAAATTGTAAAGGAGTGTGCGGAGATAAAGACATTGCATGCTGCTGAAAATACAGAGGCAGAGAAAACCATTGAAGACAATGATGTCACATCAACAATGATAAGTAGTGAACACGAGGAACAAATTCAGAGCCACCCAGAACATGTTTCAGGAAATGTTTCTTCCACTGAAAACAGTGATGTAATTCAGTTGAGAAAAGAAACAGGAGCAGGAGGTGATAGCATAGAAACCCAACAGTCTGGTAGTGAGGAATCTGAACCTCGTAGTGATTTAAATCTCTTGAATAATGAGAATTGGGAAACAGGTACACTCCAGAGCCAGGGTACTGAGACTGCTCAGGGAAGCCCTAATGACTTAGATACAGAGCATGAATCTGAAAGAGCTGCACAAGAACAGAAAGTAAAACAGGAGGAATTTGCAGTTTGCCAAAGAGAAGGCAGGAGTGAATTACTTCAGGAAGCTGTTGATGTTGTGGGTAGCAGCCATGCATCGATTTCTGGTCAGTCAGGATCACCAGAAGATGCAAGAGTGGGTGCAGGTACTGAAGAACCATATGTAGCTGCTCAAACTGAAGGCCTCTGTCAAACGGAAGAAAGCACTGAAAAGGAGATTAGTAGTAGCTTGCAGACACAGCTTGCTGAAGATGAAGGGTGCATGGCTAGAACAATTGGTATAATAGGGGATGGCGAAGGTGAGGGTGATGCAGCTGAAGAAGAGGAGACTGGAAATACAGTTGAGAATctagggagggaagaagagtctgcggaggaggagggagaagcagcATGTGAAAGTGAGGTCACACCAGATACAACTGTAGAAGAACAAAAACTAGATGAAACACAAACTCCACCCCCTTTTTCAGAGAGTGCTCTGGTATCAGCAGAAGAGGGAGGAGATCTGCAAGATGAGTTAGAGAGTGAAAAGAATACTGCTGTGAGGGGACAGACAAAAGAcatgggaaagatggaagaattGACAGGCATATTGGACATGCAGTCAGATTCTGACAACAAAAGGGTGGAAGAGGAACATGTAGCATCCCTCTATGAATTTGCAGAGGTAGAAGAGGGTGTAGCACATCAGACAGAGCAGGACCAAGAGGTCATAAAACAAATTCAGTCCCAAGAAACTATTTCAATTACCAGTGCCAGCCATCATGAAGTTGAGGAGTCAAACATAGAAATGGGCAATGAATCTAGGAAAGCAAAGGAAATTAGAGGTGAGTTGATGAAAGGTGAGGGAACACAGGCACAAATCCAAACAATTAAATGCAGTGAAGAAATAAAGAATAATCCAATACAAGAAAAAGATATGACTGTAGAAAATGAAATGCAGAAAGCAGCTAATCAAGAGGAAGATGAATCTACACAGGAAATGACTCAAGATGACAGTGTAATTGTTGAAGATGAAGTTGATCAAGAGGCATCAGTGGAACATAATGAGAAGCCAAGTCTTGATGATGATTCGTTGCAGAAAATCACAGAAATGTCACAGCGACATAGTGAATCCCTTAAAGTCAACACAAAAGAAATGGAAGTTCAGAATACTGTGGTAGATGATACACGTCAACTTGCTAGAAAAGAAAGGGATACAAAACAGATGGGGGACAGGAATGAGGAAGATGAAAATAAAGAAACAGAAGAGCACGATGAATTTCAAGAAGACGAGGCACAGGAAATTGCTCCAGATATTGAGAAAAAGGCTGATTGCCTCCAAACACAGAAAGTAAAGCTGAATGAGGAGCCCAATGAACAACTGGAGGTGGAGTGTCCAGAGGAGGGAAGAGTGGGAAGTGATGATgaaaaatttgaatttgatgATGAAATAGGGCGGGTATTAGAAACTCATGCTAAGCATGAGGTGGGGAAAGCTAATACACAAATTTTGGAGGAAGTTAGGGAAAAGGGAATAGTTATGGAAACTGCCAAACCAGAAGAAGGCGAAAAGGAGGAGACTCATCAAAACAGTACACACAACGTAGAGAATGAGAGCATGGTCACCGAAGACGATGCTGGTACtcagcaggaaaaagaaaaaaaagctgaagAAGCTGTTCATTTGCAAACTGATACATCCCCATCTGCAGCTATAGAAAAAAAACATGATCTGGTGGTAAATGAAACTGAAGAGGAAGAAGTGTTTGAAGGCAATACAGAAAAAACAGCTGATGAGTGTTCATCAGAACAGGAGGTAGGAGACTTGGGCAGTGCTAGGAATGAAAACAAAGAGGATATGCAAGGTAATAAAAGGGGCAAGGGTAAATCTAAAGAAGACTGTGTGATATCGTGA
- the LRRFIP1 gene encoding leucine-rich repeat flightless-interacting protein 1 isoform X25, with product MGTQGSGRKRLPNRERLTAEDDALNQIAREAEARLAAKRAARAEAREIRMKELERQQKEVEERPEKDFEKGARTLSSLSAATLASLGGTSSRRGSGDTSISVDTEASIREIKDSLAEVEEKYKKAMVSNAQLDNEKTNFMYQVDTLKDALLELEEQLAESRRQYEEKSKEFEREKHAHSILQFQFAEIKDTLKQREEMLTKHGIIPNLEVATNGETLDGLDNERRSDSTKITQQATQVLKTAGDGTLGRANEVEMKNEILEDVGKKEILQNTEHEEHKEESEEREIVKECAEIKTLHAAENTEAEKTIEDNDVTSTMISSEHEEQIQSHPEHVSGNVSSTENSDVIQLRKETGAGGDSIETQQSGSEESEPRSDLNLLNNENWETGTLQSQGTETAQGSPNDLDTEHESERAAQEQKVKQEEFAVCQREGRSELLQEAVDVVGSSHASISGQSGSPEDARVGAGTEEPYVAAQTEGLCQTEESTEKEISSSLQTQLAEDEGCMARTIGIIGDGEGEGDAAEEEETGNTVENLGREEESAEEEGEAACESEVTPDTTVEEQKLDETQTPPPFSESALVSAEEGGDLQDELESEKNTAVRGQTKDMGKMEELTGILDMQSDSDNKRVEEEHVASLYEFAEVEEGVAHQTEQDQEVIKQIQSQETISITSASHHEVEESNIEMGNESRKAKEIRGELMKGEGTQAQIQTIKCSEEIKNNPIQEKDMTVENEMQKAANQEEDESTQEMTQDDSVIVEDEVDQEASVEHNEKPSLDDDSLQKITEMSQRHSESLKVNTKEMEVQNTVVDDTRQLARKERDTKQMGDRNEEDENKETEEHDEFQEDEAQEIAPDIEKKADCLQTQKVKLNEEPNEQLEVECPEEGRVGSDDEKFEFDDEIGRVLETHAKHEVGKANTQILEEVREKGIVMETAKPEEGEKEETHQNSTHNVENESMVTEDDAGTQQEKEKKAEEAVHLQTDTSPSAAIEKKHDLVVNETEEEEVFEGNTEKTADECSSEQEVGDLGSARNENKEDMQGNKRGKGKSKEDCVIS from the exons GGAGCTCGTACTTTGTCAAGCTTATCAGCAGCTACGCTAGCCTCTCTGGGTGGAACTTCTTCCCGGAGAGGCAGTGGGGACACCTCCATCTCAGTTGATACTGAGGCATCCATTAGAGAAATTAAG GATTCCCTAGCAGAAGTTGAAGAGAAATATAAAAAGGCTATGGTGTCTAACGCTCAACTAGACAATGAGAAAACAAACTTCATGTACCAAGTAGATACCTTGAAGGATGCATTGTTAGAGTTAGAAGAACAGCTGGCAGAATCCAGGAGGCAATATGAAGAGAAAAGCAAA GAATTTGAGCGGGAAAAGCATGCTCATAGCATATTGCAGTTTCAGTTTGCGGAAATCAAAGACACCTTGAAGCAAAGAGAAGAAATGCTCACA AAACATGGAATAATCCCAAACTTGGAAGTAGCCACCAACGGAGAGACTTTAGATGGTCTCGATAATGAAAGACGTTCAGATTCTACCAAGATTACTCAACAGGCCACTCAGGTCCTAAAGACAGCTGGGGACGGGACACTAG GCAGAGCCAATGAAGTGGAGATGAAAAATGAGATTTTGGAGgatgtggggaaaaaagaaatcttGCAGAATACTGAGCATGAGGAACACAAAGAGGAGTCTGAGGAGCGGGAAATTGTAAAGGAGTGTGCGGAGATAAAGACATTGCATGCTGCTGAAAATACAGAGGCAGAGAAAACCATTGAAGACAATGATGTCACATCAACAATGATAAGTAGTGAACACGAGGAACAAATTCAGAGCCACCCAGAACATGTTTCAGGAAATGTTTCTTCCACTGAAAACAGTGATGTAATTCAGTTGAGAAAAGAAACAGGAGCAGGAGGTGATAGCATAGAAACCCAACAGTCTGGTAGTGAGGAATCTGAACCTCGTAGTGATTTAAATCTCTTGAATAATGAGAATTGGGAAACAGGTACACTCCAGAGCCAGGGTACTGAGACTGCTCAGGGAAGCCCTAATGACTTAGATACAGAGCATGAATCTGAAAGAGCTGCACAAGAACAGAAAGTAAAACAGGAGGAATTTGCAGTTTGCCAAAGAGAAGGCAGGAGTGAATTACTTCAGGAAGCTGTTGATGTTGTGGGTAGCAGCCATGCATCGATTTCTGGTCAGTCAGGATCACCAGAAGATGCAAGAGTGGGTGCAGGTACTGAAGAACCATATGTAGCTGCTCAAACTGAAGGCCTCTGTCAAACGGAAGAAAGCACTGAAAAGGAGATTAGTAGTAGCTTGCAGACACAGCTTGCTGAAGATGAAGGGTGCATGGCTAGAACAATTGGTATAATAGGGGATGGCGAAGGTGAGGGTGATGCAGCTGAAGAAGAGGAGACTGGAAATACAGTTGAGAATctagggagggaagaagagtctgcggaggaggagggagaagcagcATGTGAAAGTGAGGTCACACCAGATACAACTGTAGAAGAACAAAAACTAGATGAAACACAAACTCCACCCCCTTTTTCAGAGAGTGCTCTGGTATCAGCAGAAGAGGGAGGAGATCTGCAAGATGAGTTAGAGAGTGAAAAGAATACTGCTGTGAGGGGACAGACAAAAGAcatgggaaagatggaagaattGACAGGCATATTGGACATGCAGTCAGATTCTGACAACAAAAGGGTGGAAGAGGAACATGTAGCATCCCTCTATGAATTTGCAGAGGTAGAAGAGGGTGTAGCACATCAGACAGAGCAGGACCAAGAGGTCATAAAACAAATTCAGTCCCAAGAAACTATTTCAATTACCAGTGCCAGCCATCATGAAGTTGAGGAGTCAAACATAGAAATGGGCAATGAATCTAGGAAAGCAAAGGAAATTAGAGGTGAGTTGATGAAAGGTGAGGGAACACAGGCACAAATCCAAACAATTAAATGCAGTGAAGAAATAAAGAATAATCCAATACAAGAAAAAGATATGACTGTAGAAAATGAAATGCAGAAAGCAGCTAATCAAGAGGAAGATGAATCTACACAGGAAATGACTCAAGATGACAGTGTAATTGTTGAAGATGAAGTTGATCAAGAGGCATCAGTGGAACATAATGAGAAGCCAAGTCTTGATGATGATTCGTTGCAGAAAATCACAGAAATGTCACAGCGACATAGTGAATCCCTTAAAGTCAACACAAAAGAAATGGAAGTTCAGAATACTGTGGTAGATGATACACGTCAACTTGCTAGAAAAGAAAGGGATACAAAACAGATGGGGGACAGGAATGAGGAAGATGAAAATAAAGAAACAGAAGAGCACGATGAATTTCAAGAAGACGAGGCACAGGAAATTGCTCCAGATATTGAGAAAAAGGCTGATTGCCTCCAAACACAGAAAGTAAAGCTGAATGAGGAGCCCAATGAACAACTGGAGGTGGAGTGTCCAGAGGAGGGAAGAGTGGGAAGTGATGATgaaaaatttgaatttgatgATGAAATAGGGCGGGTATTAGAAACTCATGCTAAGCATGAGGTGGGGAAAGCTAATACACAAATTTTGGAGGAAGTTAGGGAAAAGGGAATAGTTATGGAAACTGCCAAACCAGAAGAAGGCGAAAAGGAGGAGACTCATCAAAACAGTACACACAACGTAGAGAATGAGAGCATGGTCACCGAAGACGATGCTGGTACtcagcaggaaaaagaaaaaaaagctgaagAAGCTGTTCATTTGCAAACTGATACATCCCCATCTGCAGCTATAGAAAAAAAACATGATCTGGTGGTAAATGAAACTGAAGAGGAAGAAGTGTTTGAAGGCAATACAGAAAAAACAGCTGATGAGTGTTCATCAGAACAGGAGGTAGGAGACTTGGGCAGTGCTAGGAATGAAAACAAAGAGGATATGCAAGGTAATAAAAGGGGCAAGGGTAAATCTAAAGAAGACTGTGTGATATCGTGA